A genomic window from Lotus japonicus ecotype B-129 chromosome 1, LjGifu_v1.2 includes:
- the LOC130730294 gene encoding zinc finger protein ZAT5-like: MQDQEDHQHVVVGCKDQMQMIIKGKRTKRQRLPSPLRLTMSTTTTSNSSATTTTTSIDHELRNSTTEEEEDMANCLILLAQGNHHHTQKKFASSKLQLVDLNNNNNNKERLYLYECKTCNRCFSSFQALGGHRASHKKLKANNAAASCAPDQKEAITTTFVNDHHGFEHPTNTNTNTNLTLQLSSRGLYGSSTVTPTTTKSKVHECSICGAEFQSGQALGGHMRRHRISVSNSAAISMSDIGANNQEAKKARNNVLKLDLNLPAPEDDNSRESKFPFQSKEKVIVFSATSLVDCHY; encoded by the coding sequence ATGCAGGACCAAGAGGATCATCAACATGTGGTGGTGGGGTGCAAGGATCAAATGCAAATGATCATCAAGGGAAAGCGAACAAAGCGTCAACGGCTGCCGTCCCCGCTTAGGCTAACCATGTCAACAACAACTACATCTAATTCCAGtgctacaacaacaacaacctcaATTGATCATGAACTCAGGAACAGCACaacagaagaagaggaggacaTGGCCAATTGTTTGATTCTTTTGGCTCAAGGCAATCATCATCACACACAGAAAAAATTTGCCTCATCAAAGTTACAGCTTGTGGATcttaacaacaacaacaacaataaggAAAGGCTTTACCTTTATGAGTGCAAGACATGTAACAGATGTTTTTCCTCATTTCAAGCACTTGGTGGACATAGAGCAAGTCACAAGAAACTTAAGGCAAATAATGCTGCTGCTTCTTGTGCACCAGATCAAAAGGAAGCAATTACTACCACTTTTGTGAATGACCATCATGGTTTTGAACACcccacaaacacaaacacaaacactaATCTTACATTGCAATTATCAAGCAGGGGTTTGTATGGCAGCAGCACTGTGACTCCAACCACAACAAAATCAAAAGTTCATGAGTGTTCGATTTGCGGGGCTGAGTTCCAATCTGGACAAGCCTTGGGGGGACACATGAGGAGGCATAGAATTTCTGTGAGCAATTCAGCTGCAATATCCATGAGTGATATTGGTGCAAATAACCAAGAAGCCAAGAAAGCCAGAAATAATGTTTTGAAGCTGGACTTGAATCTTCCAGCACCTGAGGATGATAACAGCAGGGAATCCAAGTTTCCGTTTCAGTCCAAGGAGAAAGTTATTGTTTTCTCTGCAACTTCTTTGGTGGATTGCCATTACTAA